DNA from Pseudomonadota bacterium:
CTCCGACGATCTTTTAAACGAGCTAACAAGGATCTAATTAATGGATAGACTTTCACCTCTCCTTGTGGCAAAATCTTTACTGCGTATAGGTTGCATTTTGCACAGTCTGAAGGAGGTATAAGATGGGTGTGACTGTGCGCCAGAAGCAATCAGGTAAAGATAAGCCTTGGTGGGTTTTTATCAATTATCAGGGTAGGCGTAAAGCAAAATGTGTAGGAGACAAGAAAGCGGCAGACCGGGTAGCCTCCGTGATCCGCGAGAAACTGAAGAAGAATGAATTCTCTATTATTGATGAAGAAAAGAAGGCCCCCTGCTTCAAAGATTATGCAAAGGAATGGCAGATGAGTTACTCTAAGGCATTCTGTAAGGAATCTACTGGTGACGGGTACACTGTGATCATTAACAAGCACCTTATTCCCTTTTTTTCAAGCACGCCGATTAACCAGATCAAACGGCAGGATGTGAGACGGCTGATTGCATTAAAATTCTCTGAGGGGCTTGCGGCAGGCACAATTCGTAACATTCGTTTGTGCCTGTCAAGTATTCTTTCAACTGCTGTTGAAGATGAGGTTATTCAGATGAACCCGGCAATTCAACTCGGTAGAAAACTCAAAAAGTTTCTCCAGGCAAAAAAGCGGAGTTCGAACGTAGATTTCCTGACAAGGGAAGAAATGCACCTGTTCCTTGAGAGCGTCAAAAAGCATTGTCCGGAATACTATGCCTTCTTACTCTGTGCCGCAAGAACAGGCATGAGGGCAGGGGAATTGATAGGGCTTAAGCCAGGGGATATTGACTTCAATGGTATGTTTATCGAGGTCAAAAGGGGCATAGTTCGAGGTAAAGTGACGACGACAAAAAGTGACAAGTCCCGGCGGGTCGATATGTCACAGCAACTTGCAGAGACCTTAAGAATACACTTGCTGGAGACAAAAAAGACGATGCTTAAGAAAGGATGGAAAGAGCCGCCGGAGTGGTTGTTTTATAACGAGCAGCGGAACTTTCTTGAGATCAACAATGTGAGGAAGAGGTATTTTCATAAGTGTCTCGAAAAAGCAGGTCTCCGGCGGATAAGGTTTCACGATCTTCGCCATAGTTTTGCGTCTCTTCTCATTTCTCAGGGAGAATCGCTTGCCTATGTGCGGGATCAGCTTGGCCACAGTTCAATACAAATTACAGTTGATACGTACGGTCATCTTGTTCCAGGATCGAACCGTCAGGCCGTCGATAAACTCGATGATATGCAACCAACTGCAACCCAGGCGCAACCTGATGGATTTAAGGCAGAAAAAAAGGTACTTAGTATTACGCTAAGTACCTGAATTTGTTTGGTTGCGGGGACCGGATTTGAACCAGTGACCTTCGGGTTATGAGAACAAAGGAATTAGTTTACCTCTACTTACATCTACATCTATTATCTATTATAAATCGAGGTTATACGCAATTTTCTTTACTTCCTATTTACTCTGATTTACATTAAATAACAACTCAGATGATGGGGATAGTGATGGGGATAGAAATTTAAGTGAGGAGATAGATGCCAAAACAACAGCGTTTCAAGACTGGGTATCCGGGCGTATATTATATTGTGGGAAAGACGCCTGGTACCGAAAAACCCGATAAGATCTACTACATCTATTATAGGAAGTCCGGAAAGATCGTTGAAGAGAAGGCGGGTCGCCAGTTCAAAGATGATATGACTCCGGCAAGAGCATCGTTAATAAGAGCAGAGAGGATAAGAGGAGCAAAGCCTTCCAATAAAGAGCAGAGAGAGACGGAACGCCAAAAGAAAACGGAAAAAATCAATCGGTGGACCATTGATAAGCTGTGGGGCGAATACCTGAACAACAATCCGAGCCTGAAAGGCAAGGCAACTGATATCAACAGGTATGATCTTCATATCAAACAACCCTTTGGCGATAAGGAGCCGAAGGACATTGCTCCTCTGGATGTCGATGGCCTGAGACTTAAACTACTCAAGATAAGGAAGCCTGGTACAGTCAGGAATGTTATGGAGTTGCTGCGGAGGATCATGAACTTCGGAGTGAAAAAGCATTTATGCTCTGCGCTTAATTTCACGATCGAGATGCCGCAGGCGAATAATCTCAGGACAGAAGACCTTTCTCCAGAGCAGCTCGCGAAGCTACTGGAAGCCATAGAAGGTGAAGAAAATATTCAAGCCGCCAATTTTATGAAGATTGTTTTATTTACCGGCATGCGACGAGGAGAGCTTTTCCGTCTTCAATGGTCTGATATAGACTTTGATCGAGGCTTTATTTGTATCCGAGACCCGAAAGGAGGGATCGATCAGACAATCCCACTAAATGATGAGGCTCGCAATCTTCTTATAAATCATGAGAAACAAAACAGTCTATATGTCTTTCCAGGACGAAAAGGCAAGCAACGTACCGACATTAAAAAACAGGTTAACAAAATAAAGGATAAAGCAGGATTGC
Protein-coding regions in this window:
- a CDS encoding site-specific integrase; amino-acid sequence: MGVTVRQKQSGKDKPWWVFINYQGRRKAKCVGDKKAADRVASVIREKLKKNEFSIIDEEKKAPCFKDYAKEWQMSYSKAFCKESTGDGYTVIINKHLIPFFSSTPINQIKRQDVRRLIALKFSEGLAAGTIRNIRLCLSSILSTAVEDEVIQMNPAIQLGRKLKKFLQAKKRSSNVDFLTREEMHLFLESVKKHCPEYYAFLLCAARTGMRAGELIGLKPGDIDFNGMFIEVKRGIVRGKVTTTKSDKSRRVDMSQQLAETLRIHLLETKKTMLKKGWKEPPEWLFYNEQRNFLEINNVRKRYFHKCLEKAGLRRIRFHDLRHSFASLLISQGESLAYVRDQLGHSSIQITVDTYGHLVPGSNRQAVDKLDDMQPTATQAQPDGFKAEKKVLSITLST
- a CDS encoding site-specific integrase, with translation MPKQQRFKTGYPGVYYIVGKTPGTEKPDKIYYIYYRKSGKIVEEKAGRQFKDDMTPARASLIRAERIRGAKPSNKEQRETERQKKTEKINRWTIDKLWGEYLNNNPSLKGKATDINRYDLHIKQPFGDKEPKDIAPLDVDGLRLKLLKIRKPGTVRNVMELLRRIMNFGVKKHLCSALNFTIEMPQANNLRTEDLSPEQLAKLLEAIEGEENIQAANFMKIVLFTGMRRGELFRLQWSDIDFDRGFICIRDPKGGIDQTIPLNDEARNLLINHEKQNSLYVFPGRKGKQRTDIKKQVNKIKDKAGLPKEFRALHGLRHLFASMLASSGQVDMYTLQKLLTHKSAAMTQRYAHLRDETMRQASNLAGGIIGDAIKKEEKG